In Methanofollis aquaemaris, the genomic window ACCGGCCTCGGCGAGAACGATGGCGTCGTACTCTCCTTCCCGCAACTTGCGCAGGCGCGTGTCCACATTGCCGCGGAGTTGCTTCACCTCGATCTCGGGGTCGTGCCTGAGGAACTGTGCCTGCCGCCTCGTCGAGGCGGTCCCGACCACCCGGACTTCGTTGATCCGCATCTCGTGGGCCAGGAAGTCTCCGGGTGCGTCGCGCGTGAGCACCGCCCCGGTGACGACGCCGCGCGGCCGCTGGGCCGGGATGTCCTTCATCGAGTGGACGGCGGCGTCGATGGTCCCGTCGATGATCGCCTCGTCGAGGGCCCTGACAAAGATGCCCTGCCCCCCGACCTCGTGGAGGGGTACTCCGGTTTCCGCGTCGCCTTTCGTTCTGATGACAGCGGTCTCGACCTCGATGCCCAGATCGGTCAGTGCCTTGCAGGCCCGTTCGGTCTGGACGAGGGCGAGTTTACTGCCCCGTGTGCCTATTCTGAGAGACATGTGCTGTATCTGTCTGCGATATGTTCGATGATCTCGTCGGTGTGTACGGCCGAGATGAACTCGGTCTCGAACTGGGAGGGCGGGAGGAAGACGCCGTGCGCGAGCATCTTCTCCCAGAAGGTCTGGAACCGCCCGGTGTCGCTCTCCTTCGCCTCGGCGTAATTTCTCGGTGCGTCGGGTCTGAAGAAATATTTGAACATCGACCCGATCCTGACGAAGGATCCGCCGGCATGGGCGTCCTCGCAGGCTTCCCCGATCGCTCTCGTTCCCTCGTCGAGACTCTGGTAAACGGTGGGGTGATCGTGGAGCCAACCGAGAGCGGCGGTCCCGGCCGCCATGGTGAGCGGGTTGCCGCTGAAGGTGCCGGCCTGGTAGACCGGGCCCTGCGGGGCGACCTGTTCCATCAGGTCTCTGCGCCCGCCGAAGGCCCCGACCGGGAGGCCGCCGCCGATGATCTTGCCCAGGGTGGTGAGGTCCGGGGTGACGCCGAAATATTTCTGCGCCCCGCCGATCCCGAGGCGGTACCCGGTGATCACCTCGTCGAAGATGAGGAGGACGTCGTGTTCCTCGGTGAGTCTGCGCACCTCCTGGAGATATCCTTTCTCAGGGAAGACAGGGCCGACATTGCCCATCACCGGTTCGATGATGAGGGCGGCGATATCATCCGAGGAGGAGAGGACGGCCTCTAGGGCTTCGGGGTCGTTGTATGCGACCTGCCTGGTGTGCTTCACCAGGTCGGGGACGATGCCTGCAGAGTCGGGAACGCCCATCGTCGTCGCCCCCGAACCCGCCTTGACCAGGACGGCGTCGTGGGCGCCGTGGAACCCGCCCTCGATCTTGATGATGTCCTGTCTGCCGGTGGCGGCGCGGGCGAGCCTGATCGCCGCCATCGTCGCCTCCGACCCGCTTGAGACAAAGCGGACCATATCGATGGACGGGTGGTCGTCGATGACCCGCCTGGCAAGGCCGAGTTCCTGCGGGCACGGGGTGCCGTACAGCCACCCTTCGGTCACCTGCTCCTCGATGGCCCGGCGGACCGTCTCATGGGCATGGCCCAGGATCAGCGGGCCGTAGCCCAGACAGCAGTCGATCAGTTCGCGTCCGTCCACCGTTTTGATGAATGGCCCGCGTCCCCCCGCGGTGTAGAAAGGGTAGGGCCGGATCGCCCGCACAGGGCTTGAGACCCCGCCGGGCATCATCGTTTTTGCTTCTTCAAAGAGTTCACTGCTCTTCACTCAGCCACCTCGCTGCGTCTTCTGCATAATAGGTAATAATCAGGTCGGCGCCCGCCCGCTTGATGCAGGTAAGGCTCTCAAGGGCGCAGGTCTTCTCGTCGAGCCAGCCCTGTGCGGCCGCGGCCTTGAGCATGGAGTACTCGCCGGAGACCTGGTAGGCGGCGACCGGGAGACCGATCTCCCGCACCGCGGCGAGGACGTCGAGGTACATCCCGGCGGGTTTGACCATCAGGATGTCGGCCCCTTCTGCGGCGTCCATCTCCGACTCGGTGAAGGCTTCCCTGGCGTTTGCCGGGTCCATCTGGTAGGTGGTCCGGTCGCCGAAGGAGTAGCCAGAGTCGGCGGCGTCCCTGAAGGGGCCGTAGAAGGCGCTCGAAAACTTGGTGGAATACGACATGATAGGGATCTCGGCATACCCCGCGGCGTCGAGGGCCTCCCTGATCGCACGCACCTGGCCGTCGAGCATGCAGGAGGGGGCGACCATGTCGGCGCCCGCCTGGGCCTGGCTCACGGCGATCTTCTGCATCAGGGCAAGGGACGGGTCGTTGAGGAGGTCGATCTCGCCGCTGCAGGTCTCGCCGATGACCCCGCAGTGGCCGTGGTCGGTGTACTCGCAGGCGCAGACGTCGGTGATTACCACCATCTCGGGACAGGCGGCCTTGACCGCAGCCACGGCCTGCTGGACCACCCCGTTCTCAGCATAGGCCGAGTGCGCCCCGGCGTCCTTCCCGGCCGGGATGCCGAAGAGGATGACCGCCCGCACCCCTGCCGCTTCCAGACGCCCGGCCACGGCGGCGGCGTCACCGATAGGGTAACGCCACTGTCCCGGCATCGATGCGATGGGCACGGCCTCTTCAATGGTCTCGTCGAAGAAGACCGGCATGATCAGGTCTTCCGCCGTCAGCCTCGTCTCCCTGAATAGGGGCTGGAGGTTTCTCTTTCTCAATCTTCTCAGTCGTCTCTCCGGGAACATAATCGGTCACCTCGTGTGATCGCCCTCACCAGCTGCTCGGCGTCCTCGATCCGGCCCTGCTCCGCGCACGACCGGATCGAGAAGGTGGCGTCGATGAGGAGTTTTTTTGTCAATACTCTTGATAGGTCGTCGATGACGACTTTTGTCTCCGGGCCGCATCCCTGCAGCCGCGTCAGGGCCCGGTCGCGTTCTCTGGTCCTGACCGCTTCGGCCCAGGTGTACAGACCGCTGAGCACTTCGCCCGCCGAGGCGCAGTTGACCTGTGAGAGGAACCGGTCGAGTTCCTCCTCGATGAACGTCTCCGCCCTGGCTGCCTCGGTCCGCCTTGTCTCGATGGTGTGCTCGTTGACGTCCCTGAGGTTGTCGATGGTGTAGAGGCTGACGCCGTCGACCTCCGCCGCATCCTCCTCGACGTCCCGCGGCTGTGCGATGTCGACGACGACGAGGGGACGCGGGTGGCCTTCGGTGGGCCAGCACCGGTCTCGCATCGCCCGGCCCAGGATCTCCCTGGTGATGATCGGGTGCGGGGCCGAGGTGCAGGTGATGACAACATCGGAGAGAGTGATATATCTGGTGAGCTCGCTGAAATTTACCGCTTTCCCCCCGATTTTCTCAGCAAGGACGAGGGCGCGTTCATAGGTCCGGTTGGCCACATAGATCGCGGTCAGATCCCTGGCGGCGAGGGCCTGGGCCACGAGCAGCCCCATCTCGCCGCTGCCGAGGACCAGGATGTGGCGTCCGTCCAGGCTGCCGAGGAGATCTTCTGCCAGGGCGACGGCCGCCGAACCGATCGAGACCGCCCCGCGGTTGATCTCGGTCCTCCTGCGCACCTCGACCCCGACATGCACCGCCTTCTTGATGCAGAGGTCGATGATCGGGTCGCAGGTGCCGGCTTCCTGTGTCAGTGCCAGCGCTTTTTTCAACTGCCCGAGGATCTGGTCCTCGCCGATGATCATCGAGTCCATCCCGGCGGCCACTTCGAGGAGGTGGCGGAGCACCTCGACGCCATCCAGAATCTCAAATGTGTCTCTTCCCTGATCATGGAGGAAGTCGGTGAGGGCCTGTGCGTCGCCGTGGACCAGCACCTCGACCCGGTTACAGGTCTGGAGAAGGAGGGCGCCCTTGAACCGCTCGCGTGCGGCGGAGAGGAAGGCCTCCTCGTCAGGGAACCTGAACCTCTCCAGGTCGCCGAGGGCTGCGGCGTGGTGGTTGAGCCCGGCCATGGCCAGGTCGGTATGGAGAATTTTTGTCACAGATACCGCTCCTTAATCCGCTCATATGCCTTGTCCTCGCCTTCGGCAAGCCATGCCCAGGCTTCGGGGTCGTGGAGAACAGCCCTGAGCACCGTTGCACGGTCTGCCTGGTCGGGGACGGTCTGCTTGAGGGTCTCCCGCAGTCTGGCCTCGGTCCTGATCATCGAGTCGAGGTGCGGGTATGTCTCTTCGAGGTGCTCGCGCAGGAACCTGGGGACGGCAGGGCTTGCGCCGCCGGTGCTGATTGCGAGGAGGTACTCCTCGCCCCTGACCACCGAGGGGATGAGCGTGTCCCCTCCGTTCCCCCTGGCATTGTTGAAGAGGGCGCCTGCCTCCCGCGCCGCCCGTCCCACCCGGTTGTTCATCTCCTCGTCGGAGGTTGCGGCAATGGTAAGGAACGCGCCGTCGAGCAGGTCGGCGAGGGCGTTGTCGTCCATCGTGGAGAGGTCGGCCTCCAGACATCTGGCGCCGAGTCCTGAGAACTCCGGGAGAAACGATCTGCTGACGACGGTGACCTCTGCTTCACGGCAAAAATAGGTCGCTTTCCGCAGGCCCACCGCCCCGCCCCCGAAGATGACGACATGCCGGCCGGCGAGGTCGATGATGAGCGGGACCATCACTGATCAGTTGGAGGCGGCCGCAGATTAAGATTATGTATTATCTTGCAATCTCGATCGTAGCACCGGGGAACCACCTGCTATATATCGTCCTTCTTCCCACCCATGGGCATGACTAATGATTTCTATGCCTTTGGCGCCATCGATGCGGCCATCTCGCGGACAAAGTCCCTCCTCTGGCCGTTCAACGCGGGAGTCTGGTTGAGGCTCGCCGTCATCGCCCTCTTCATCGGTGGAGTGGGGGGTTTCAATCCCTTCTCCTACAATTTCGGTGGTGCCGACGACTTCGATCAGGCTACGGTTCCCGGCGATCTCGGACTCTCAGACCCGACGATTCTTCTGATCATCGGGGCCGTCCTTCTCCTGGCTCTCCTCTTCCTCTATCTCGGGTCGGTCTTCCAGTTCGTCTTCGTCGACTGCCTCAGTTCGGGAGAGATCTCGCTCTCTCGCACCTTCGGGATGCGGACAGGCAAAGGTCTGCGCCTCTTCCTCTTCCAGGCCCTGCTCATTCTTCTCCTCATCGCGGCCATGGCCTTCCTCGTCGTGCTCTTCGTTCTGCCAGCAGCGGCGGTTGGGAATGCGTCCATACTCGTCGGGCTGATCGTTCTCATCCCGGCCATCCTCCTCCTGGCCCTCGTCTTCGGCACGATCTTCCTCTTCACGACCGACTTCGTCGTCCCGGTGATGGTCGCCGACGATTGTGGTGTCATCGCGGGGTGGAAGAAGGTCTGGAGTTTCCTCGTCGCCGACCTGAAGAACGCGGCTGTGTATCTGGTCACCAGGTTCGTCCTCGGCATCGTCGTCGGGATCGCGATGTTCATCCTGGTGCTCCTGGTCCTGCTCATCGTCGGCATCCCGCTCGGCGGCATTGCACTCCTTGCGATGGCTTTTGTCGGGGACGCAGCTCCTGCGCTCTTCATTCTCCTCCTGGTCGTCGGCATGCTCATCGCAATCCCGCTCCTCCTCCTGGTGCAGGTGCCGTTCGTGACCTTCTTCCGGTACTATGCGCTCCTCGTCCTCAGAGAGTTCAGCCCTGAGCACGACCTCCTCGCGGTCCCCGAGGCCTGAGAGGAGATCACAACCCTTTTGGACGCGAGCGATCCATTTCGAGGCATGAGTTCAAGCACCCATGCCTTCGATGCATTCGACGGTGCCGTCGAACGGACGCAGTCGCTCCTCAGGCCCCTTGACTTCGGCATATGGATGCGGCTTGCGGTGGTCGCCCTCTGTGCTGGCGGCTTCGGCGGGTTATCCCTGAATATCATCTCCCTGCTGGCTCTGGAAAAACTGGCAGGCACCGGGATCACCTCGTCCTCCGGATACCTCGCAATCCTTGGAATTTTCCTTGCCGTCCTGCTCGTCATCCGCTGTATCGGGGCGGTCTTCCAGTTCGTCCTGGTCGACGGCCTCACCGTCGGCCCGGTCACTCTCTTCTGGACCTTCGATGTACGGGCAAGGAAGGGGCTGCGCCTCTTTCTCTTCGAGGCACTCATCGGGGGCGCGCTCCTTGGATTGGGCGCCCTCTTTCTCACTTCGTACGACTTCTCCCTCTCCCTTGAGTCGATACCGGTATTGTTCTCTGCGTCACCTCTTCTCCTCCTCTCCGTCCTCCTCCTCTGGTTCGTGATGATCGTCACTATCGACCTGGTCGTCCCGGTGATGATCGCCGACGACTGCGGGGTCCTCGCCGGGTGGAGGACGGTCCTCGGCCTCGGTGCGGCCGATCTCAGGAACACCCTTGCCTATCTGCTGACGCGCACCGTCCTGGCCGTCGCCGCCGACCTCGCTGTGATAGTGCTGATTCTCATTGCAATGTTCTTCATCTTCCTGATCGCCCCCGGCATCTTTGCCATTCCTCTTGTTCTCCTCGCCGCCTTCCTCATCCCGGTGCCGTTCCTTGGTTTCTTCCGGTACTACGGCCTCCTCGTCCTGGGATATTTCAGCCCTGCGCGCGACCTCCTGACCCCTCGCCGGGGTTAGGGATTCCGTGCGCCGGGCGGGAAGCCACCCTGCGCGGGTTTGAGAGCACCGGACCATCGCTCAGGTCTATGATGCGGTGCGGATCGAGGCGATGGTCGCGGAGGGGAGCGCCATGCGAAAAATGATTTGAAGGCTGACATGCTGGAAATCTCCTCAATTTTCGGAATTATCCGACACCATGAATGCTCCGCCGCCTACGAAAATCCATCGGACGGGGTGGCGGTGGCAGCCACCGGGGAGCAGACCTCGGGGGTCGACGCCCCCCTCGGGGCTCCTCCGGTCGGGAAAACCCTTATATGTGAGTATGGCGAATATTGTAGAGCACTGCGGTGATACAACACCGGCAGAGCGCCGATAGTGTAGTGGTTATCACTAGGCGTTGCCAACGCCTAAACCCGGGTTCGAGTCCCGGTCGGCGCATAAGGAAGTCATGTTCGATTCCCTTATCTTCTTCTCGTACATCTTCAACAGTATGGACACATTTCTCGCATTTGATTCTTCTTTTCACGGCGACAGGCATCAATACGCATGGCGCTCCCTGGTCGGCGCACTTTTTTTCGCTCTTGATCGGTGAATTTTTTCAGAAATTTTGGCTGTGAAGAATCGGCTTTGTTGAAAACCTCTTCATGGGTGCACACCCTTGCCCCCGCACGACTGAGAAGCGGAGGACAGGATCACTCTCTGAATGATCACACTCCGCCTTCCGGGCCCTATCTTCATCCCGGGGGGTTCCGGGGGCAGCGCCCCCGGCGCAAGTGTGTGGGAAGGCACGTCGATCAGGCGTGCCGTCCCGCCTGAATGATTCTCGCCTGCCGTCTCGCACCGGAGGAGACCCCCGGACCTCCGGGATTGCGATTGAGGCAGGAAGGCAGGAGGCGTTCGTTCTGGGGGTGATCCCATTCTCTGCCGATCCGTCGTGGTGGGGGTGGCCCATCCTGAACTTGTTGGGGTGAAGCCAGATCGGCTTAATGCTAAACCTGGCCCGTGGGGGGGTAAGAACCAGCGGAGTATCATTCTCTGGCATATGTGGGGGCAAAAGATATATTGCAGCGACAATAATGTTTATCGCATATAAGGCTAATCTTCATTAATAGGGATATAAAATGTCAATTAACGGTATGCCAAGTCCTGGCAAGGGTTATTGCCCAATATGCAATGAAAAGGAACTATTTGTCCCAATGTATGTGAAAAAAGGTGATTGCGAAATGATCTATTGGCAATGCGCAAGTTGTGGATTTACTCCAAGCCCAAAAGTAAAAATAAATGAATATCCTGGCGGACATCTGTTTTCTTCAGAATTGTGAATAGGTATTTCGCTTCATCTTTTTTTCGTCAACTATCCTGGCCTAAAGGTCGGTGCCGGGGACTCTCCCTGTAGTGTTCAGTCATCACCGAAATGTCCGATACTTTTTCGTAACCTTAGATCCTGCGCCATCTCTCCTTCTTGCGCCGGGGTGCACGGCCATAGCGATTGCCAGGAAGCGATCGTGAAGGGGGGTGCCGCTCCCTGCCTATCCTCGCCGGGGGTGGGTCCGGGGGCCTCTCCCGGCGCGAGAGAGCAGACGAGAATTCCTCGTCCTTCTGGAGGGGCGACACTTCTGATCGGTCTGCCTTCCCCCCCATGAATCGCACTGGGGGTGCTGCCCCCGGATCCCCGGGATTGCGATTGGAGCGGGAAGGCGAGAGGTGATCGTTCTGAGGAGGTTTCCGTCCCCGGCGCTCTCTTCACGTGGGGGACCGGGGAGTGGTTAACCGCCGCACAAAGATCCGTACAGGGGGTTTCTTCACGGTCAAAAATTTCTTTCGTTCAATTGTATTCTCCTGGCGACCTTTTGTTCTTGATCGCCACCGGTAGTGAAGATCTTCTTTCCCCATCTGGCGTCTCCAGGGATGGCGGGGATGGCCTGGTTCATGTCGGGGTGGAGACTGCCCTCGATGTTTTCGCAAGGGGACTAAAAAAGCACTGGAATTATGATCTGATCTCTTCCATCTCCTTCTCAAGCGCTTCGACTCTTCTCTTCAGGTCTTCGAGATCCTCAGACATTTCAGAGAGTGTCTTTGCCTTTGTCAACTCACCGATGAGCGCCTGGTTCAGGTTTGGATAGTTCCGATCCGGGTGTTCCGAATCGCAGACCATTCCCTCCAGCCAGCGGTAGAGATGGAGGGGCAGTCTTCCTGATATCTGTCCTCTTTTGTCGTCGTTTGCCGGCACAATAGAAAATTGGCCGATAATTAATATGAACACTCTGAACGCTATATGGCCCAAATAGAATATCTTATATGTCGGGGTGTCGCAGGGTGGATCATGACTCGATGGCGCGGCAACCTCTGTATGATCGGTGGTGTGAGATGAACCCTGAAGAGGGGAGACGCACTCCTGTCTCTTCTGTCCCCCACGACTCTTCCGGGGAAAGTAAGGAAGAGGAATCTCCTCCCCCCCTAATAAAACCTCGTGCCACGACGATCGGCGAGACCCTCTCAGACATCATTCTCCGCACACTGGACGAGCGTCACCGCAGTCGGGACGATAGGGTCAGGTAGATGACTTGATTGGTGTGAACCGAAGATCTCTCCCTCGTGGGAAGATATTTCGGGAAACAGTCCGTCTCTTTAATTTGCGGGGGTGAAGTCTTCAAAGTCGATCCCAGGAATACATCACAGATGTGCTCAAACTGTGGAAGTATCGTGAAAAAGAATCTCTCTGAGAGAGTCCACGAATGCCCATATTGTGGGTTTGTTGCCGATAGGGATTACAATGCTGCGGTAAATATTCACCGCGTGGGGATGGAACAGCCCTTTGAGCCTGTGGAGACGATACCTCTCCATCACATCTCTGTGATGCAAGTACTGTCCATGAAGCAGGAAGCCACGCCCTTCAGGGGGGGGTAGTTCACAAAATAGAGACTATGGTATTGACAATAGTCTCCTTCGAGAACCGTTATCTTTTCTTGTCTCATCCAGTCCTCTGCCGATGCGAACCCCGTGATCGGCCACAGGAGGAGGAGAAGATAAGTGGCGTTTCGGGAATTTTTTGAAAAAGTGACCGGGACGATTGGTCTGTGTGGTTTCTCCTCACTGGAAGCGGGTTCTGAACTCCTGATCGAAGGGCACCATAACGCCGGGACTGCGATCATGCTCGGCCTGGGGCTTGTTCTGCTCTTCTTTCTGCTGAATTATATTTCAAATGCCCATCCGGAACCGCCCGGTTCGTCGGTCGGATCTGCTCGCCCCGGATTGAACTCGTATACGTGTCATTCCCTGAGCACCGGCAAGGACGATCCCGAAAATGAGGATGAGTCCGGGGACGGTGATGATGCCCCTGACTACGGAGATTTCTGCGATTGTGGTGATTTTTAGTTCTCAGAATGTCATCTGCTCCCTCCCTTCCCACTTCACATATCCCTGCTGCACAAGCCACCGCGCCGGCGGGAGGAGGAGCACCGCCGCCGCCACGTACCAGGGGTTCATGAAGGAGAGGACGATGAGGAGGAAGACCGGGAGACCGAGCGCCAGGAGATAGGAGGCGAGGACTCTGGTATCATAGAGAAGGACATTTGGCGAGAGTCCGGTCAGGAATATCGTCACCGCCAGTCCGTAGCATGAGACCGAAGAGCAGAGGATAAGTGCGGGCAGGAGATATGCCACCGCACCGACCGCCAGGGTGAGGAGAGCGATGAAGGCGACCGGGATTACTTGCAGCACGGCAAAACTGCAGATCTTGCTTTTTATGACCATGGTGACGCTCACCGGGAGGCAGGCGTATGGGCCGAAGGAATCGAACATGGTGAGCCAGACGTACATCGTCGAGGCGACCACGCCGGTGATGATCGCAAAGAGAAGGAGGATGCTGTGCTGCGGGAGGAAGCCTCCGAGCACCGAGAGGAAGCACCAGATGAGTCCGAGCGGGACGAGGAAAGAGAAGATGG contains:
- the hemC gene encoding hydroxymethylbilane synthase, whose protein sequence is MSLRIGTRGSKLALVQTERACKALTDLGIEVETAVIRTKGDAETGVPLHEVGGQGIFVRALDEAIIDGTIDAAVHSMKDIPAQRPRGVVTGAVLTRDAPGDFLAHEMRINEVRVVGTASTRRQAQFLRHDPEIEVKQLRGNVDTRLRKLREGEYDAIVLAEAGLDRLGYKVKGERLPLSQFVPSPNQGAIAVVCRNDPEIIDQISALNDPRTRKDVGIERIVMQEVGGGCFTPQGIYCRDGHLTAEVLSLDGQRQVRIEEDISTPEEAEQCGRHLKREASDLIKEAYKQLGLIL
- the hemL gene encoding glutamate-1-semialdehyde 2,1-aminomutase, translated to MKSSELFEEAKTMMPGGVSSPVRAIRPYPFYTAGGRGPFIKTVDGRELIDCCLGYGPLILGHAHETVRRAIEEQVTEGWLYGTPCPQELGLARRVIDDHPSIDMVRFVSSGSEATMAAIRLARAATGRQDIIKIEGGFHGAHDAVLVKAGSGATTMGVPDSAGIVPDLVKHTRQVAYNDPEALEAVLSSSDDIAALIIEPVMGNVGPVFPEKGYLQEVRRLTEEHDVLLIFDEVITGYRLGIGGAQKYFGVTPDLTTLGKIIGGGLPVGAFGGRRDLMEQVAPQGPVYQAGTFSGNPLTMAAGTAALGWLHDHPTVYQSLDEGTRAIGEACEDAHAGGSFVRIGSMFKYFFRPDAPRNYAEAKESDTGRFQTFWEKMLAHGVFLPPSQFETEFISAVHTDEIIEHIADRYSTCLSE
- the hemB gene encoding porphobilinogen synthase: MFPERRLRRLRKRNLQPLFRETRLTAEDLIMPVFFDETIEEAVPIASMPGQWRYPIGDAAAVAGRLEAAGVRAVILFGIPAGKDAGAHSAYAENGVVQQAVAAVKAACPEMVVITDVCACEYTDHGHCGVIGETCSGEIDLLNDPSLALMQKIAVSQAQAGADMVAPSCMLDGQVRAIREALDAAGYAEIPIMSYSTKFSSAFYGPFRDAADSGYSFGDRTTYQMDPANAREAFTESEMDAAEGADILMVKPAGMYLDVLAAVREIGLPVAAYQVSGEYSMLKAAAAQGWLDEKTCALESLTCIKRAGADLIITYYAEDAARWLSEEQ
- the hemA gene encoding glutamyl-tRNA reductase — translated: MAGLNHHAAALGDLERFRFPDEEAFLSAARERFKGALLLQTCNRVEVLVHGDAQALTDFLHDQGRDTFEILDGVEVLRHLLEVAAGMDSMIIGEDQILGQLKKALALTQEAGTCDPIIDLCIKKAVHVGVEVRRRTEINRGAVSIGSAAVALAEDLLGSLDGRHILVLGSGEMGLLVAQALAARDLTAIYVANRTYERALVLAEKIGGKAVNFSELTRYITLSDVVITCTSAPHPIITREILGRAMRDRCWPTEGHPRPLVVVDIAQPRDVEEDAAEVDGVSLYTIDNLRDVNEHTIETRRTEAARAETFIEEELDRFLSQVNCASAGEVLSGLYTWAEAVRTRERDRALTRLQGCGPETKVVIDDLSRVLTKKLLIDATFSIRSCAEQGRIEDAEQLVRAITRGDRLCSRRDD
- a CDS encoding precorrin-2 dehydrogenase/sirohydrochlorin ferrochelatase family protein gives rise to the protein MVPLIIDLAGRHVVIFGGGAVGLRKATYFCREAEVTVVSRSFLPEFSGLGARCLEADLSTMDDNALADLLDGAFLTIAATSDEEMNNRVGRAAREAGALFNNARGNGGDTLIPSVVRGEEYLLAISTGGASPAVPRFLREHLEETYPHLDSMIRTEARLRETLKQTVPDQADRATVLRAVLHDPEAWAWLAEGEDKAYERIKERYL
- a CDS encoding DUF7544 domain-containing protein, producing the protein MTNDFYAFGAIDAAISRTKSLLWPFNAGVWLRLAVIALFIGGVGGFNPFSYNFGGADDFDQATVPGDLGLSDPTILLIIGAVLLLALLFLYLGSVFQFVFVDCLSSGEISLSRTFGMRTGKGLRLFLFQALLILLLIAAMAFLVVLFVLPAAAVGNASILVGLIVLIPAILLLALVFGTIFLFTTDFVVPVMVADDCGVIAGWKKVWSFLVADLKNAAVYLVTRFVLGIVVGIAMFILVLLVLLIVGIPLGGIALLAMAFVGDAAPALFILLLVVGMLIAIPLLLLVQVPFVTFFRYYALLVLREFSPEHDLLAVPEA
- a CDS encoding DUF7544 domain-containing protein — protein: MSSSTHAFDAFDGAVERTQSLLRPLDFGIWMRLAVVALCAGGFGGLSLNIISLLALEKLAGTGITSSSGYLAILGIFLAVLLVIRCIGAVFQFVLVDGLTVGPVTLFWTFDVRARKGLRLFLFEALIGGALLGLGALFLTSYDFSLSLESIPVLFSASPLLLLSVLLLWFVMIVTIDLVVPVMIADDCGVLAGWRTVLGLGAADLRNTLAYLLTRTVLAVAADLAVIVLILIAMFFIFLIAPGIFAIPLVLLAAFLIPVPFLGFFRYYGLLVLGYFSPARDLLTPRRG
- a CDS encoding transposase, translating into MGRYFGKQSVSLICGGEVFKVDPRNTSQMCSNCGSIVKKNLSERVHECPYCGFVADRDYNAAVNIHRVGMEQPFEPVETIPLHHISVMQVLSMKQEATPFRGG